One genomic segment of Natronospira proteinivora includes these proteins:
- a CDS encoding ABC transporter permease, which produces MIRTWIVYLKECRDNLRDRRTLMSVLLFGPLFGPAIFAVIMSTAITMGAEEAEKSLTLPVQGQEYAPELIAYLEENRLEVKAFEGDAEQAVRDRDEDFVLVISEDYERALREGRPAPLHFYADRSRQRLSGQFSRVRSAINGWDRTLTELRLMARGIDSRVTRPLQLQEVDVSTPETRGLMLAAMLPYFILLTVLMGGFYLAIDTTAGERERGSLEPLLSTAARRGEILLGKLLATATFSLLALAIVIGAFSVALGFVPMETVGMSLSLNWMTAVQIFLAVAPFALLGAAVMCLVASFTKSYKEAQTWLSVVMVVPLAPMIVHFIRPFEATTLNLAIPVVGQHVAILELLAAESIPPLGMAMNTLSTLLISGIVAWVAWLFYRRESVLG; this is translated from the coding sequence GTGATCAGAACCTGGATCGTCTATCTCAAGGAATGCCGTGACAACCTGCGTGATCGTCGCACCCTGATGTCGGTGTTGTTGTTCGGGCCGCTATTTGGGCCGGCCATCTTCGCGGTGATCATGAGCACGGCTATCACCATGGGTGCCGAGGAGGCAGAGAAGTCGCTCACCCTGCCGGTTCAGGGCCAGGAATATGCCCCTGAACTGATTGCCTATCTGGAAGAAAACCGACTTGAGGTTAAAGCGTTTGAAGGCGATGCGGAACAGGCGGTGCGGGACCGGGACGAGGACTTCGTGCTGGTGATTAGTGAAGACTATGAGAGGGCGCTGCGGGAAGGCCGCCCGGCGCCGCTGCATTTTTATGCCGACCGCTCCCGGCAACGGCTGAGCGGGCAATTCTCACGGGTACGCAGTGCCATCAATGGCTGGGACCGAACCCTGACCGAACTGCGCCTGATGGCACGCGGTATTGATAGCCGGGTGACTCGGCCGCTGCAACTGCAGGAGGTGGATGTCTCCACCCCCGAGACCCGGGGTCTGATGCTGGCTGCCATGTTGCCCTATTTCATTTTGCTCACGGTATTGATGGGCGGCTTCTATCTGGCCATTGATACCACCGCCGGCGAACGTGAGCGCGGCTCGCTGGAGCCCTTGCTGAGCACCGCGGCCCGCCGTGGCGAAATCCTGCTGGGCAAGTTGCTGGCCACGGCCACCTTCTCGCTGCTGGCTCTGGCTATTGTGATAGGAGCCTTTTCAGTAGCGCTTGGCTTTGTACCCATGGAGACAGTGGGCATGTCATTGTCGCTGAACTGGATGACGGCGGTTCAGATCTTTTTGGCGGTAGCCCCTTTCGCCCTGCTGGGGGCCGCGGTGATGTGCCTGGTTGCCTCATTCACCAAGAGCTACAAGGAGGCGCAGACTTGGCTGTCGGTGGTGATGGTGGTGCCACTAGCCCCCATGATCGTGCATTTTATCCGGCCTTTTGAAGCGACCACGCTGAATCTCGCCATTCCGGTGGTGGGTCAGCATGTGGCGATCCTCGAGCTGCTCGCGGCTGAATCCATTCCGCCCTTGGGAATGGCCATGAACACACTGTCCACCCTGCTCATCAGCGGGATTGTGGCCTGGGTGGCTTGGTTGTTCTATCGCCGGGAAAGCGTACTGGGGTGA
- a CDS encoding ABC transporter ATP-binding protein: MIKAEGLRKRFGKIEAVRGVSLEAADGQITGLLGPNGAGKSTSLRIISTAIGADSGQVLVDGLDVRHDPQRARLGMGVMPHDAGLYPRLTGRENIRYFARLNAVPKAEIEARIDQLSERLEMGEFVDRPAKGYSQGQRLKTALARAMVHNPRNLILDEPTSGLDVMATRALRELIRDLKKDGFCILFSSHVMQEVAALCDRIVIIAHGQVVARGRPQELKEQLGTDDLEEAFVRAIGRAEAVQEEGS, encoded by the coding sequence ATGATCAAGGCAGAGGGTCTTCGCAAACGCTTCGGCAAGATTGAAGCGGTGCGCGGCGTCAGTCTGGAAGCAGCTGACGGCCAAATCACCGGTCTGCTGGGTCCCAATGGGGCAGGCAAATCCACCAGTCTGCGCATCATCTCCACGGCCATCGGGGCCGATAGCGGGCAAGTCCTGGTAGATGGCCTGGATGTTCGCCACGATCCCCAGCGGGCGCGTCTGGGCATGGGTGTTATGCCCCATGATGCCGGATTGTATCCCCGCCTGACCGGACGCGAGAACATCCGTTATTTTGCCCGTCTCAACGCAGTGCCCAAAGCAGAGATCGAGGCCCGAATCGATCAGCTGAGCGAGCGCCTGGAAATGGGCGAGTTTGTAGATCGACCGGCCAAGGGCTACAGCCAGGGTCAACGGCTCAAGACGGCACTGGCCCGGGCCATGGTGCACAACCCCCGAAACCTGATCCTGGATGAACCCACCAGTGGCCTGGACGTCATGGCCACCCGGGCCTTGCGGGAGCTGATCCGTGATCTGAAAAAGGATGGTTTCTGCATCCTCTTCTCCAGCCACGTGATGCAGGAGGTTGCCGCCCTGTGTGATCGAATCGTGATTATTGCCCACGGTCAGGTGGTGGCCCGGGGCCGACCGCAGGAGCTCAAGGAACAGCTGGGCACGGATGATCTGGAAGAGGCCTTCGTACGGGCCATTGGCCGGGCCGAAGCGGTCCAAGAGGAGGGCTCGTGA